Genomic DNA from Longimicrobium sp.:
GGATGGCGCCATCAAGGACCGCAACCTCAAGCGGCTGCGGCGTATCGAGGGCCAGGTGCGCGGCCTGCAGCGGATGGTGGAAGAAGACCGCTACTGCGCCGACATCATGACCCAGATCGCCTCCGTGCACGAGGCGCTGCGCAGCGTGGGCCGCGAGCTGATGCGCAACCACCTGAAGCACTGCGCCGCGGGTGCCATCACGAGCGGCGGCGACGGTGCCGAAAAGATGTACGACGAGTTGATCGACATGATGTACAAGAACGTGCGCTAGCTTGTACAAGGATTGTTCACTGAACACTCCCGGGTGTTCGGTGGGGTGTTCGGAACCGGCACGAACGGATCGGGGCGGGAGGACGCACCGAGAAAAAACCGCATGTTTGCTGGATTCTTCGGCAGGCTGCGATGCGGCACGGCGAGTGCTTTAAGGAGAGCCGAACCGGGGCGATGGAAGCACCCGGCGAACCGAAACTCCGAAAGAGGCTCATCATGAAGAAGCTGCTTGCAGTGCTCGCCCTCTCCGCCCTGGCCGCCTGCGGTGGTGACGACGCCGCCGAGGAGGCCTCGACCGAGGCGACCACGACCGAGAGCACGATGCCCGTGACCGACCCGGCCGCGACCACGCCGATGCCGGCGACCACCACGCCGATGGACACCACCGCGGCCGGCGCTGCCGGTGCCGCCGGCGCGACCGCCCCCGCGATGGACTCGGCCGGTGGCAACACCACGCCCGAGGCCGCCGAGACGACCACCCCGTAATCACGGGGCTGGATGGATGAAGCGGGGGGCAGGGCCCCAGGTGCCCGGCCCCCCGCGTCTTTTTCCGATCAGGTCTAC
This window encodes:
- a CDS encoding metal-sensitive transcriptional regulator, whose translation is MATNIGDEATEANAGTCGCGCGTGGEGDRHAIAVDGAIKDRNLKRLRRIEGQVRGLQRMVEEDRYCADIMTQIASVHEALRSVGRELMRNHLKHCAAGAITSGGDGAEKMYDELIDMMYKNVR